Sequence from the Phragmites australis chromosome 11, lpPhrAust1.1, whole genome shotgun sequence genome:
CCCTAAAAAAACACTGAGCATGGTCGGCACTCGGCAATCAATCACACGGGCAAGCGACGGCCACGTGTCCTTGCAGCGGCCACGTGAGCGCGCCCCTGCCCAGCGTCACCACCCGGTCACCGTGCCGCCCCCCACCGGCCGCCGCCGGTCACCTGCGCgcacgcacacgcacacgccACGGGTAAAtaccaaccccccccccccaccctctCTTTACCCATTTATTcgtctcctctcttctttctttctccccTCCTCTTCAGATCAACAAACCGTGTCCTGGAAACCATCTAGATCGCACTTTCCCTTCCTCGGATCGTCGAAAGGCAGCGACTTTCGGAGGTTCTCGTGCTCTCCTCTTCGGGACGAGTCGATCGGCGTGCGGATCGGGCAGTTTTTTTCCCAGGTTGCCGGCGAGGCGGCGGTGTGCTTCTCAGATCGGGAGTTGTTTGGCTTTCTTGAGGTGCCGGAGATGGTGGCTGAGGCGGAGGTGATGCATCAGGCAGCTGTGCCGGTGCTGGAGGTGCAGTACCACCGGTGCGTGGCCAAGGGGATCGAGGAGGTTGTCGGGATGtccgcggcggcagcggtgaCCGCACCGGCGGAGGTGGGGGTTGAGGTGGACGTCGCCACCGAGGTGCTTGACATGGTGAGTTGCTCAAGTTCGGGCCTTTCTGTTCTAGTATTGGTAAAAAGTTCATCTTTGTTCGGAGATCGTCGGAGACTCTGAGCATTAGCCCTTTTGTGGAAGTAATTTTATTGGGGAAATTGCTCTCATACTATTATTAAGATTTGCATCTTGCAAAAATTCTACCGGTGTGTCCATGACATGTGGGGCcaggtcccacatgtcattgtgACAGTGGTATTTTGGCAAAATAGGAGAGAGAGTGTGGTATGGTGGCAATTTTCCCACACATGTGGTCATTTATTCGCTATTCTTGTTGGATATTCATTTTACTTCTAATTTCAGGTGTTGTTACACATTACTGTTGTGAAACTGTGCTTGAAGTTTGTAGGACAAGCTCAGGAGTTCTCCTTTCATCTTCCTTCTcattttggggaaaaaaataTACTTGTGGATGCAAAAGGCTGATACACTTGCTTAGGAAAAGTAGCTCCTTTCTAGGGGGCTCTAGTCTAGTGTGGTGGTTGTACAGTGGTAGGCCTCAGGGATGAGAAAGTGGGTGGTGAAATTATTGGAGCCATTTCTGTAGTGTGTGGTGGTTGTTGAGCTGTAGTATGTGTGCTTTTGCAGAAGCTGAATTTCAGTAAATCATGTGTTGTTAACCTTAATGGTCCTTAATCCAGTCATTAACTGTTGGTTAACTGCTGCAATAGAAATTTTGCAGCCCCAGTTCCTTAGCTTGTTTTACCCTGCACCATATAGAGGGGTAGTGTGTGAACAATATGTAAGTGGCTTGTTCTCACCTGTTTAGGTGCTTGATTTGCCATCAGCAATAGACTCTAATCTGATAACCAAAATAGAGACCTTTTCGAAATTGAAATACTTTGGCTGATACACGGTGTTAATTGTGATCCTTAGGATATAAGGACGAGGTGTTATTCATAATTTGTTGTTGTACTATTCAATAAACGGTGCACTTGATATAGGGGTTGGAGGAACCTGATGCTGCACCAAGTGTACCTGTTGAGATGCTACAGTTTGTGCCCAACATTCGGTCTGGTAGCTTTGCTGATACTGGGCCTAGGAGGTACATGGAAGACGAACACATTCGGATAGATGATCTTTCTGCTCATCTAGGCTCGCTATTGGTCTGCCCGTTGCCTAGCGCCTTCTATGGGGTAAGTAGTTTTTCCTGAAGATGGTTGTTCCAGTTCACCGAGTATTAGAACACTGCCTGAACTGATTGTGTCATTCTGTATTTTAGGTTTTTGATGGCCATGGAGGTCCGGATGCTGCAGCCTACATGAAAAGGCATGCAATGAGGTTCCTGTTTGAGGACAGTGAGTTTCCACAAGCATCGCAAGTTGATGAAATATTCCTTCAATCTGTTGAGAACTCTGTTCGCAGAGCTTTCCTGCAAGCAGATCTTGCTCTGGCTGATGACTTGGATATCAGCCGCTCTTCTGGAACCACAGCACTCGCTGCATTAGTCTTTGGGAGGTAAGATGTATAGTGGTGATAGCAGTCCCAGTTTCTTGAATCGCATTGTTCTTGCGTAAAACATGTCTGTGACTTCCCTACTTTGCAGGCAACTGTTGGTTGCAAACGCTGGGGACTGCCGTGCGGTCCTATGCCGGAAAGGCATAGCAATGGAGATGTCCCGAGATCACAGGGCAAActatgttgaggagtgtgaaaGGGTTGCCGCATCTGGGGGATACATCGAGGACGGCTACCTCAATGGGGTCCTCTCCGTGACACGGGCTCTAGGGGACTGGGACATGAAAACACCTGACGCCTCAACATCCTCCCTCATCGCCGAGCCAGAGTTCCAGCAGACCATGCTGACCGATGACGACGAGTTCCTCATCATGGGGTGTGACGGGATATGGGACGTGATGACCAGCCAACATGCAGTGAGCATCGTCAGGCGGGGGCTCCGGCAGCATGACGATCCAGAACGGTGCGCGAGGGAGCTCGTGGTAGAGGCGAAGCGGCTCCAGACGGCCGACAACCTCACGGTGATTGTGGTCTGCTTTGTGCCGGAGCTCAGCGCGCCGCAGCAGGAGCAGCCGGCGAGGCCGAGGAGCTGCAAGAGCCTGTCGGCGGAGGCGCTCTGCAACCTGAGGAGCTGGCTGGAGACTGACCACCGCTAGAAGGAGGGCGAGTGCTGAGGAGGGTACCGTTGTCTCCCGCCATGTAAATACCGCGCTGACATTTGTTGACGTATCATGAGCACTCGTTTCTAGTTTCGATTTGTTGAGGCTAGGCAGATCAGCTGCAGCATCAGCCAGCAGTTTTGTAGGTTATTTTCGCCTTGTTCTTTTTACTCTATTATTAGTTATTGCTGTTATTGTTGACACCTCTGTTGTACATATCTATTGAAGCTGATGCCATTTGTACGTTCCATTGCCTGATTGCTATTACCTTTTGAAACCGTTGTTACGGTGGAGCTACAGCAAGAGGATATGGTTCATGACAACCGTTTGTTGCCTAGAGTTGACAAAAATGTTTTTTAGCCATTGCGCTTCAGGTTGCTGTGCTGCTTGGTAGTTGGGCGTTGGGGTGCTCATACATGAGCGGCAAGAGGTTGGGGGTTAGAGAAGACAGTTGTTGAGTCATGTTGTGAGCAGTAACTGTGGATGGTGTCCAGAGGCGACCTGAATTCAGTTCTGAAAACTTGCCTGTCAGTAATGTCCCTCACCTGATCTAGCCTCCCAATGTCTTGGCGATAAGATGGCATCAcgaaaataaatttaaaaaaaaaacagtgggCGACATCCGTCTGGGTTCATTGTGTCTGTACCTCGGCCGCAACCTTGAGAAAATGATGATAGCTGAGCAGGTACAGCCATCGCATTTGACTTATGCAAGTGAGGATAACGCACAGCACAATTGTATTTGTAGGCACAGCGACGGCGCTTGGAAATTGTCTTCAGCCGTGCAGGTGGCAGATGGTAGTGTGGACTATTAGGTACTTGAACCAATCAGGCACAGTTCACCATCGGGGTTAGATAGTCAAATGGCACAAGCCTGGGTTAAGACAGCAATAGTAGATAAAAACTAAAAACGAAACGCACAAAAATATGATTGGATATCAGGGGTAAGTCTGAGAAATTACTAAATATCCTTCTCATGGAAGTTATCTTTTGCTATTTCCACACTAGAGCAAAcagttttttttctatttaaagCTGACAGTTCTTGAAAAAAACGGGAAAGAGTGCCTGTCCTCACAGCCTACGCCAAGGCAGAAACAATATTGCACGCGACAAGCAGGCGTCGTCGCAGTCTTCAAGAGCGATTCACAAAACTTCAGAGTGCAGTTTGTTCAATAGCTACCCAATGACTCGGAGAACAGACTTCTATTTACTCGGGTGTTTAGGCATGTATCAGAACCTATGCAGAGAAGCAGCCGATTCGCGCAGCCTTCAAGAGCGATTCACAAAACTTCTTGTGCAAGCTAAATCAGCACGGGTGTCTGGACGGATCTTCCGAAAGGGAGAAAGAGATCAACCATCGAGTCATACTCCTCTCTGCTAATCTGTGCTGCATTCAACACCTGCAGCGCGCATCAGAAAACACATCAAATGTCTCAAAAGAACATACATCCTTGTATGTGCACAAAAACCGTGGCGGAACGGCTGCTTAGTTTGTCACCTTTTGCAGAagcttcaaatttgaaatggCTGGAAAAATAGCAGGCAGCCGGTGAACGGAGAGTGCATCAAGCAGCACCAGAATCACCACTTGCCACTGCCTTGATCTCAGAGAAGGCAGCGCATCAACAAAGGACATTGTGTCAATCAAGTATCCCTGGTGGCAAAGGAAGGTTCACATTAGATGATCCAAAAGCACCATGCAAGCACGTACATGCCCGCTCCATATGCGAGGACTGATATAACTATTAGACTAGCATCAAAGCTAACCTATAAATTATTAGTGTGATCACGGTGCACATCAATTCTTATTTAGACTGACTATGATATTAGTTGCTTGGTACACCTGACTCATACCAGAGTAATCTCCAACTTTGAAACTGGGATCTGCAacctcaagtttgatataagcaCTGGCAGGGCGTTACAAACACATGTATCTAGAGCTCTTCTAATTTCTGATGAGTGCCCATCTTTCAGAACTATCTTCTCAGGATATTCCCTCCCATTGGAAATCAACAACTCTTCCACAGAACCACCATCAAGCCCATAGACATAGGCCAAAGATGACCGGGATATCCATCCAAATAGCGCAGCCCACATTGTTGCGAAAGTGGACAGCTGAAAAGAAACGCATGTCATGCTGcgattgaattaaaagaagcaAAACTgctatttctctttttctcaAGAATACTCACAGTTAAACTGAAACCTTCTGGAGGTGTGTCATGCAAAGAATCATCGACTTCAAACATGTCTGTGTCTAGAAGCACAGTCTTCTTAGGCCACTTCACAACATCCCTATCAACTTCACATTCATCATCTGATTCATCTCCATCAGTGCTTTTGGCATTGTCGTATTGATTCTGGTGAAGCATGTCAGGCAAAATGATGATTCCGGCCTTTGAAACTGAATTTAGAAAGGTAGAAGTCAGTACCCATTAATAACAAAAGTTATGTGCCTCAAAGTATAGCAACGCTCGGAATATAAAATAACTATATGTTCACCTGCATCTTCTACTTCTGACGTGCCTGAAGAAATAGCTTCTGCTGCCTCAATAAGTGCAGCTGCACAAGCCTCAGCAGATGCACGCCTTAGTGAACTGTCGATACCTTCCTCAGATTGTTTTTTATCATTTGAATGGCTTTCATATGCTTTGCTTGTTCCTAAAACACTTCCATTCTTATCGGCCCAAGTCACAGACTGTGTTCCGCTCTTAGACCCGGCGACCTTCAATGAAGATTTTAGTGAAGGTCTCATCTTCTCATCGCTTGTCTCATCATTTCCAATGTTCACTGCTTTACTGAATTCTTCGTATAGCTGTTCAACGTAAGCTTGCGTTGAGTCTTTTGCTGCACATTGAGATGATGAGGGATGATTACCTGCCAATATGGAACCTGACAAGTAGTTATACTGACCCATAGTCCCTTCATCCATGTTTGTTGAAGCATCCCCAATAATGATGGCACTCGTGAAGTTCACTTCATGCCCATCACTTCCAGCAGGCCTTGTTCTAGGCTTACTCTTCTGTGCCCTTGATGATGCTTTActtgctttctttttcttacTGCCCTTTTTCTCTTCCAGAACTACATCCTCTAGCTGCTTCGCAATGGAATCTGATATGCAAGATGACAAAATTTCGTTATCGTCCTCCTGCTTCAACATCTTTGATGGGGTTTTACTCGTCTTCTTTCTCTGTGTTTTAGTATCCTCACTAAGAATCATGTTGCCCATCTTTTTAGCTATTACTTCTGAGCTCACATGTGTTTCAACTGAAGAAGATGAAATTGGCATGCCATCTTCACCAGGAGCAGCATTCCTAGAATCCACATTCTTATTTTTGGACTGCCCAGGTCCAGTGACTTTGTTCTGCTTAGCCTCAGGCTTTGGCCCTGGAATACAGAAAACAAGCTCACTGTTTCTTCAATCGTTCAAAATTTAAGACAGGTCAAACAAACGGCAAGAATGGAGATAAGCATCCTTTCATGTACAGAAATATGCCTGCAAGTAAAACTACTGTTACACTTGTAAACATTTTTACACCAGTGACTAGAAAATTCTTGCACGAAATCATAGACCAACAAATGATGCTTGCAGAACCCTGATTTTGTTTCTAGTGCGCAAGtcatctaagaaaaaaatagtagGAAGCCCTGCAACAAAGCTGTCGACCCTCAAAAATTGTAAATGTGCTTCAAAGTGCAGGTTGAACTGCCTCAGTAGCACAGTCATGATGTTCATATGTTGCAGTAGACTGCCAGGATATTAAACCAAGGCTATTGGAATGGCTTAAACTCTGACGGTCATGTTACACACTTAGCACATCTCAGTTCCAAGGAATAGTGTAAGAGTCACAAAAGCCATGACCAACAAGCTCTACCAGTCAAATTTTCTTCCAATTTCTAGTTGTACTTAAACAACAAAGTGATCCTATATCTGGGAATTGTATGTGACAATCAGGATGAAAGCAATCATACATACAATATGTTTGACACATTTATGTTCAAGGTAATCACAACTGTTCAcctgaatacatcaagacataaTATTGTGAGCACACAATACAAGACAATAATACCTCAGGCATTCTCATCCATCCCACATTGAAGTCACAACAACAAAATCAAATGCAAGTATGAACATGCAAATTATGGAATGCTCACCTTCACCGGAGCGGTCGCGGTGCGGCACATATCCCTCTATCGCATCCGAGGGCCCAATCCAGTCCTGCAGCGTGACTTCCCCTGCCCCGGCAACCTCCTTCACCCTTATCTCCACCTTCCTCCCCTCGTCCCCCTTCTTCCCATCCGCATCACGAAACCCTAGCTCCGGGCCGTCCCCACCGCGGCCCTCGACGAGCGCGACCACGGCGTCGAGCCGCTCGGGCGGGGCCCCGTAGGGCCGCTCGGGCGGGAGGGACGCCgcgaaggcggcggaggcgacgaGGCAGCGCTCGGAGCAGAACTTGCGGGCCTCCTCGAGGTCGTAGACGCGGTGCTCGCGGAGGGAGATGTGGAACCGTGGCGCGTTGGTGCTCGTCGCCGGGGGTAGAGGGTTGGGGCAGGCGGGGTGGCCGCAGGCGTCGGCGATGGAGCGCTCGGTGACGACGTCGTCGTAGTCGGGGCGGGAGAGGAGCGCGGAGGCGGCCGCGTGGAGGAGGGGCTCGTTGGAGGCCGCGGCGCCGTCGAGGAGCAACAGCTGGATGCGGTACACCGCCGAGGCCACCGTCCGCGTCTCCGCCGCCGGCCTAGCGCCcgcggcgggggagggggagggtcCCATGCGGGCGGTGGCGATGGAATGTTCGTCGAGGAGGCGGAGTTCGTCGAGGGGGTTTGGGAGTTGGGAACTGGAGCCGAACGTAAAGCTTGGGGTTGTGTTTGGTTAGATACTTGGCTGAATCTACCTGCCTAATACGTATAACCTCGGGAgaaacatatttaattatttatatttagtGTTTTAACTTAAAttaatagatataaatatacaattttattttgtttcgacagatacatataattttaaaaaaatatttgtttatcCACATAATGTTCTAGTCTAACTtgatagatataaatatataatattattattttagaaaAGCATTATGTAGCTTTGCTAAGGGGATATagatacatatatatgaacttACTTATCAGTGTTATAAAAATCATCATTATATGAGTAATCAATCGTAATCTCAACTCTTATATCCGCTCATATAATCTCAGACTTAGTTAATCAAATATAAACTTAGGATCAGTTTATTTTAGCTtgagattttaaaaaataaattttaaaagttgGACTAAAATAAACAAATAGATTGATTGTACCATCTgtttttcaaaatttaaacCTTTTCCTATCACAGTCTACAAATTGTCTTCCACCGGTTTTTTACAAATTGTGgctatagaaaaaatagaaatactAACACGCCacaatagaaaaaatagaaatactAACACAAAATTAGAGTAATTATCTACCAATATCATTACTATTCCCGAACATTTTTTCCTTCCCGTCCTATTCTATTTGGTCTCCCGGATGCCTCCCCGCGCCACCCCCTTCCCGAACAGTAGAAGAACCACCTAAACGGAGGAGCCGTCGACGTCGATGTCTTCTCGGTTGCTCCGATCTCTTCCCCTCCGATCAGCAGTAGTGCACCGGTGGCTAGGCGAGCTGCAGACACACTAGGGACGTTATACCTCGGTGAGcagtctcccccccccccccccctccactgGTTCGGCAAGACACCTCAATTGTGACGCTGGGTTTGTTTCTCACCTGTAGCTTGGACGCACGCCACCTGTTCGTCGCAATGCCTCCGGGGAGCGAGGCCGCAAGGACCAAAAGGGCGACCGCGGCAGGATGGCCCGCTCCAACATGTGCTGTCGTTCTTGCCCTCGCGCGAGACCATGCAAACGTGCGTGTTGGCCAGCCGATTGCGTGACCAATGGAAGTCGTGCGTGCTCTGCACCAGGGTTTGAGACAAAGGGGCGCCCATGTGAAAACTGTATTTATTCTcctcaaaaaaataaattaataatctAACACATAGAACCAATCAGTAGACTGATGTTGTTTTacactatacatacatgtaaaCTTTGATTGTCTACTAATTGATCTATGTGCTCGATTTCTAACTCATACCGTTATACTTTGTCTTGGCAACAACTATTTAATCATAGAATCAGACTTGCTATTAACATTGGCAGAGCCAATACAAACCTCATATTTTCTAGCCCAGCAACATATTGCTAAAAAACTTAAAAACTCAATGGAATATAAactcattttatttattatatttgTTAAGTATTATATGTCTTTTTTAACACAAATTTACTACCCATGATTATTGAGAATGCATATaactgtgtgtgtgtgtgttttttttgcCAAACTTTCCTAAGTTTAAAGTGTTTGTCCTTAATGGTCATGTTTCATGTTACATTACTCTACTCTTTATTAATCTAAGCTCtagttatttttaaatatagagATTTTTTTAGCAACTTTTATGTAGACCCATATCAAAATAGCAAATGCAATATCAAAACATTGAATGAATAAATATCATCATCCATTATATAAAAATTCATACATTTACTACTGTGGATggattatatataaaaaaagaataaatgtaTTTTAAGctgataataaaaaatagattcaTCTCAATACCTATATTTTATTCTTCTAAAACTAATACAAATTTGCCTCCCTTCACTTCTCTTATCGTCCCATCCTAACTTCGCCCCTACTCCAGCGTCACATACACCGCCGACGACTATGAAAGCGCCAACGACCTGAACATGTTTGTCAACTCCCATCTGCTCTTCCGCAACCCTGGACCTCTCCATGTGATGAACATCGATTCCTATCATGGTAAAGATTCTGATGAGGCATTCCGGTACTTGGAGCTATGGATCCGGTATGGTTTACCACGAGAAGCTTGTGTGCTTCGTGTCTACAACAATGATAGAAGGCGACGCTAGAAGCTGCCCAACGAGCTTATCACTTCTGAACACTTGACGGTGTTAGAagtattcaatttgaatttgaagGTCTACTGTCTAGATTTTTCGATCTACTCATCATTGAAGGATCAAAGAATAAAGAATTGTGGCATCTATCCATCTAAATCTTCTAAACTATAAAGACTCAGATACGTTTGATATCGATAACCACTGCATGCCCACGGCCGTGCTCGTGCCCGTGCCGCCTTCCCCTGCATGCCCACGGCCGTGCTCGTGCCCGTCCGCATAGGCCTACTGCTTGATGGTGACGGGGCTGCGCAAGTTTGAGGAGGGCCGATCCGTGCCTTATAGCGACGGGTGGTGCTGTTGCTCCTTGGTGACGGCGGCGACAGTAATCTCGAGTTACCAAATGCGGGGTACGCACACATCTTATTAGCAAGTTCGTCTTCTTTTCTCTCATGGTCCCTTCATGGCTTGCCTTGCATACCAGATGATGCCAGCTACTAAGTGCATACTTgattttatttgtgttttgcAGTACGAGTTCTAGATTTGCCTCTCCTACTCACCTTCCTCGGCTACCTTCCTGGGATTATTGGCATCCagtgaggaggagagcagagagagcACGAGGTGGGGGCAAAGAGCACAACAACGATATCTGGGCAGGCCGCAAGCATGGACGCTCGATGGAACACCAACGGCCAGCGTCTGGAGCCACAACGGGCACCTCCAAGATTGGATCCGGAGGAATCCAGGATCGTCGAAACCACGACCACGTCCATTGCGGCAAGGGCTGACACATGTTGAGGCTAGGGGTGCAATGACACCGAATAATTCTTTATTTTTCAGTTATACATTATATTTATTAGGGTCATATGacaccttctcttctttctaaGAAAGAGGACACCAGATATTAATCTGATAAGTAAGACatctaattatttttattcttagtCCGTTACTGTATTGATTATTTTTGTTCTTGATCCGGCACTGTATTGCGGCCCTCATGGCAGCGTGCCTAGGCACATCCCTGCACCGCCGCCGGTCTGATGCGATGGAGTGCCTGGACGCTGCCATCCAAATCCGCACGGATCCCACCTTGTTTACCAAAACCAACAGCACCCTTCAGGATCTGCATTCAATTTTAAACCTCGCTATGCTCATTTTCAGATAGGAAATTCTATTGCACtgaattttttaatacaaaGGACAACAACAAGCTGGTACAAgaggtctattttcttctcccttcACAAAATCAATGTTTccttccttttttccttttgtagCTTGCTTTACTCCAAATTCATTGCTGTATGCTTCTTCAGGTACTATCTGAAATGGCTAATGGTGGAGTTAACTGCACCGTTGAATGCACGGGCCACGTCCATGCTACGGTTTCTACATCTGAATGAGTTCATGGCATAGgttctcaagataaccatgtAGTTGCATGATCAGTTGAGTATAGTTTCCTCTTCTGATAAAAACTCCTAACTGCTGTTCAACTCTAAATTCATAAATGTGTTTTTTTGCTGTGCTGGTTATTGTACCCCAGTGGCACACAAGGAAGCTGTGATCAAGTCTCACCCAATGAACTTACTGAACGAGAGGGGCTTATTGCACTGGAAGAGTATCTTGTTCAGCTGAGCGATAAGCTTCAACTAGAAGCGCAAAGTATTCCTAATGCTACACATTTATATGTTCCCATAGGGGGTGAGGAAAGTTGTGTCGTCAGAAAGGAGGTACTGTATTGTTGTGCATGTTTCTTGCTGCCTTTGCACTTTGAACTTTATAATTTCTTTTGCTTGAATTGTGTAGAATGGCACCAGAGGAGCTTCAATTTCGCAATCAAAGAACCATCAACTGGGAAAGGATCTTGATTTGTTTGACTTTGATGCAGCTGCCGAAGTACAATTGTGACAATATTATGTTCAATTTACAATTTAAACAAGACACTGTAGCAAGTCTATCAATAACAGATTGTTTATACATCTGAAAAGTTTAACTGCATGATATTTAGtaaatagatttgaaattattCTTTTTCACGTTCTATGCTGTTAAACATTCTTTTTCTGAGGACTGTAACACTCATGTttgcttttttattttcatcGTAGATGCAATTTTGAGCCAGGCCGATTCTGCAAACATTGTATGTTGCCGCGTAGGGAGAACACTAAAATTCGCAAGCACCTTGTTTCAGAATGTACAAATGGAAACATCAAACCTTGACACCTTTGGACCTCAGTTCTTGTTCATTTATCAAATGAATAGATGAACTTTAACTATTGTCAGATTCCCATGTACACATATTGTTTagcatttttttctcaaagtttcatagaaaatataaaaactaGAAGTTGACAAACCTAAACACCGTTGAAACTAAGAGCGAACTTTTAGAATCCATGAATCTTTCTGTAATGCACACATAATTTTTCTAGCATCATGAATCAGACAAAGTTGTGTCTGAGATTGTCCTTTGTTTTAGCTCTTAATGAGGTTGGCATATTGGACTTGCTCCATTCGTTGTAGCCTTGCCTAATACAAGCGCCATATCTGGTGGTATAAGACTTAGGAGTATGGTTGCAAAAGTCATTTTCACAGTCTACTCATGGCTTGCCAATTGGAGTTTTATTGGCTTGTCTCATGCAATGCACGTCCAACACGCTTGTGCCCGCCAGCGTCATCCTGAGctagagctgggactttgggCCGGCCCGAGCCCAGCACAGCCTGGTGCAGCTTAAGCCCGACCCGGCCCGAGCACTGATGGGCCGGGTCAGTCCGGCCCGATTTATGGGCCGGGCCGAACCTTGATATGGGGCCTAATGGGCGGTCTGGCCTGGTAA
This genomic interval carries:
- the LOC133884860 gene encoding probable protein phosphatase 2C 47, encoding MVAEAEVMHQAAVPVLEVQYHRCVAKGIEEVVGMSAAAAVTAPAEVGVEVDVATEVLDMGLEEPDAAPSVPVEMLQFVPNIRSGSFADTGPRRYMEDEHIRIDDLSAHLGSLLVCPLPSAFYGVFDGHGGPDAAAYMKRHAMRFLFEDSEFPQASQVDEIFLQSVENSVRRAFLQADLALADDLDISRSSGTTALAALVFGRQLLVANAGDCRAVLCRKGIAMEMSRDHRANYVEECERVAASGGYIEDGYLNGVLSVTRALGDWDMKTPDASTSSLIAEPEFQQTMLTDDDEFLIMGCDGIWDVMTSQHAVSIVRRGLRQHDDPERCARELVVEAKRLQTADNLTVIVVCFVPELSAPQQEQPARPRSCKSLSAEALCNLRSWLETDHR
- the LOC133884859 gene encoding putative RNA polymerase II subunit B1 CTD phosphatase RPAP2 homolog, with protein sequence MGPSPSPAAGARPAAETRTVASAVYRIQLLLLDGAAASNEPLLHAAASALLSRPDYDDVVTERSIADACGHPACPNPLPPATSTNAPRFHISLREHRVYDLEEARKFCSERCLVASAAFAASLPPERPYGAPPERLDAVVALVEGRGGDGPELGFRDADGKKGDEGRKVEIRVKEVAGAGEVTLQDWIGPSDAIEGYVPHRDRSGEGPKPEAKQNKVTGPGQSKNKNVDSRNAAPGEDGMPISSSSVETHVSSEVIAKKMGNMILSEDTKTQRKKTSKTPSKMLKQEDDNEILSSCISDSIAKQLEDVVLEEKKGSKKKKASKASSRAQKSKPRTRPAGSDGHEVNFTSAIIIGDASTNMDEGTMGQYNYLSGSILAGNHPSSSQCAAKDSTQAYVEQLYEEFSKAVNIGNDETSDEKMRPSLKSSLKVAGSKSGTQSVTWADKNGSVLGTSKAYESHSNDKKQSEEGIDSSLRRASAEACAAALIEAAEAISSGTSEVEDAVSKAGIIILPDMLHQNQYDNAKSTDGDESDDECEVDRDVVKWPKKTVLLDTDMFEVDDSLHDTPPEGFSLTLSTFATMWAALFGWISRSSLAYVYGLDGGSVEELLISNGREYPEKIVLKDGHSSEIRRALDTCVCNALPVLISNLRLQIPVSKLEITLGYLIDTMSFVDALPSLRSRQWQVVILVLLDALSVHRLPAIFPAISNLKLLQKVLNAAQISREEYDSMVDLFLPFGRSVQTPVLI